In Aquimarina spinulae, a single window of DNA contains:
- the ruvX gene encoding Holliday junction resolvase RuvX has protein sequence MPRILAIDYGGKRCGIAVTDELQIIASGLTTVDTGDLLLWLKDYVSKEEVELFIVGEPKRLHGEASESEQLILPFLEKLNKLLPDIPVKRIDERFTSKIAFDTMIASGISKKKRRDKALVDQISATIILQDYLYNR, from the coding sequence ATGCCACGGATTTTAGCGATTGATTATGGAGGAAAACGTTGCGGGATTGCAGTTACAGATGAGTTGCAGATTATTGCTTCTGGGTTGACTACTGTAGATACTGGTGATTTATTATTATGGTTAAAAGATTATGTGTCTAAAGAAGAGGTCGAGCTTTTTATAGTAGGAGAACCTAAAAGGTTGCATGGAGAAGCTTCAGAAAGCGAACAGTTAATTTTACCTTTTTTAGAAAAATTGAATAAATTACTTCCAGATATTCCTGTAAAAAGAATTGATGAGCGCTTTACCTCTAAAATTGCTTTTGATACAATGATTGCTAGTGGTATTTCAAAAAAGAAAAGAAGAGATAAAGCATTAGTAGATCAGATTAGTGCGACGATTATACTGCAAGATTATTTGTATAATCGATAA
- a CDS encoding glycosyltransferase family 9 protein, whose product MKILVIQQKMIGDVLTSTIICEALRKEHPNATIDFLVNSNTKSVITENPFFDHIIEFKNEYQNDKRAFYAFLKEIRKSKYDHVIDVYGKLESNLITLFSGASKRVSFYKWYTQFFYTKTIKRNLVPITNASIAIENRLRLVFPENRITSEITRPKIFLTKEEKEKAREFLESNGIVTKTPLIMISVLGSEMRKTLPFEYMAEAIDAIVKNTDANILFNYIPNQEKDARTIYNLTMPKTQRHIHFDVFAKSLRGFLAILSHCDALIGNEGGAVNMAKALDIPTFTIFSPWIHKKDWNMFEDGERQTSVHLSDYMPELFLNKSNKELKKNSLELYPNFKTELFINQLHNFLSKNL is encoded by the coding sequence ATGAAGATTTTGGTTATTCAACAAAAGATGATTGGTGATGTGCTCACAAGTACTATTATTTGTGAAGCATTACGAAAAGAGCACCCTAATGCTACTATTGATTTTTTGGTGAACTCTAATACTAAATCTGTCATAACAGAAAATCCATTTTTTGATCATATTATAGAGTTTAAAAATGAATATCAAAATGACAAAAGGGCCTTTTATGCTTTTCTAAAAGAAATACGAAAGTCTAAATATGATCATGTAATCGATGTATATGGGAAATTAGAAAGCAACCTCATCACTCTATTTTCTGGTGCTTCAAAAAGAGTATCTTTCTATAAATGGTATACTCAGTTTTTTTACACAAAAACCATTAAAAGAAATCTTGTTCCTATTACAAATGCTAGTATAGCAATAGAAAATAGATTACGTTTGGTTTTTCCTGAAAACAGAATCACTTCTGAGATTACAAGACCGAAAATATTTTTAACTAAAGAAGAAAAAGAAAAAGCTCGTGAGTTTTTAGAATCCAACGGGATTGTTACCAAGACGCCGTTAATAATGATTAGTGTTTTGGGAAGTGAAATGAGAAAAACACTTCCTTTCGAGTATATGGCAGAAGCTATAGATGCAATTGTTAAGAATACCGATGCAAATATTCTTTTTAATTACATCCCGAATCAGGAAAAAGATGCCCGTACAATCTACAACCTTACCATGCCTAAAACGCAGAGGCATATTCATTTTGATGTATTTGCCAAAAGTTTACGAGGATTCCTGGCTATTCTCTCTCATTGCGATGCATTAATAGGCAACGAAGGAGGCGCTGTAAATATGGCCAAAGCACTTGATATACCTACTTTTACTATTTTTTCTCCCTGGATTCATAAAAAAGATTGGAATATGTTTGAGGATGGAGAAAGGCAAACATCGGTTCACTTATCTGATTATATGCCTGAATTATTTTTAAACAAAAGCAATAAAGAACTTAAAAAGAATTCTTTAGAACTTTACCCTAATTTTAAAACAGAATTATTCATTAATCAATTGCATAATTTTTTAAGTAAAAACTTGTAA
- a CDS encoding DUF5606 domain-containing protein, whose translation MSLDKILAISGKPGLYELKTQTRSGFLAESLLDGKRLSVSIRHNVSVLSEIAIYTFTEEVPLREIFKKIFEKENGEKAISHKESKDKLEAYFSEVLPDYDEDRVYASDMKKVIQWYNILQSKGLTDFDEAEEEKVTEEEE comes from the coding sequence ATGAGCTTAGATAAAATATTAGCAATTTCGGGTAAACCTGGTTTATATGAGTTAAAAACTCAAACTCGAAGTGGGTTTTTAGCAGAATCTTTATTAGATGGAAAAAGATTATCGGTAAGTATAAGACACAATGTAAGTGTGCTTAGCGAAATTGCAATTTATACATTTACAGAAGAAGTTCCTTTACGAGAAATCTTTAAAAAGATTTTTGAAAAAGAAAATGGCGAAAAAGCTATAAGTCACAAAGAATCTAAAGACAAATTAGAAGCTTATTTTAGCGAAGTGCTACCAGATTATGATGAGGATAGAGTGTATGCTAGCGATATGAAAAAAGTAATTCAATGGTATAATATTTTACAATCTAAAGGATTAACAGATTTTGATGAAGCAGAAGAAGAGAAAGTTACTGAAGAAGAAGAATAA
- a CDS encoding 2,3,4,5-tetrahydropyridine-2,6-dicarboxylate N-succinyltransferase — protein sequence MNQLKETIEKAWENRELLKESNTQSAIREVINLLDSGKLRVAEPVEGGWQVNEWVKKGVVLYFPIQKMETLEAGIFEYHDKIPLKKGYEAKGIRVVPNAVARHGAYISPGTILMPSYVNIGAYVGQGTMVDTWATVGSCAQIGKNVHLSGGVGIGGVLEPLQAAPVIIEDNAFIGSRCIVVEGVRVEKEAVLGANVVLTASTKIIDVTGNTPVERKGVVPAGSVVIPGSYTKKFAAGEFNVPCALIIGKRKESTDKKTSLNDALREYDVAV from the coding sequence ATGAACCAACTAAAGGAAACCATAGAAAAAGCCTGGGAAAACAGAGAGCTTTTAAAAGAATCAAATACGCAAAGTGCAATACGTGAAGTAATTAACTTATTGGACTCTGGAAAACTTAGAGTTGCAGAACCTGTAGAAGGTGGCTGGCAAGTAAATGAATGGGTGAAAAAAGGAGTAGTATTATATTTCCCTATTCAAAAAATGGAAACTCTAGAAGCCGGGATTTTTGAATATCACGACAAAATTCCATTAAAAAAAGGATATGAAGCCAAAGGAATTCGTGTAGTTCCTAATGCTGTTGCCCGTCACGGTGCTTACATCTCTCCTGGCACTATCTTAATGCCTAGTTATGTAAACATAGGAGCCTATGTAGGTCAAGGAACTATGGTAGATACATGGGCAACTGTGGGTAGCTGTGCTCAAATAGGAAAAAATGTTCATCTTAGTGGTGGTGTTGGCATTGGTGGTGTTTTAGAGCCATTACAGGCTGCTCCTGTAATTATAGAAGATAATGCATTTATAGGATCCAGATGTATTGTAGTCGAAGGAGTTCGAGTAGAAAAAGAAGCTGTGTTAGGTGCTAATGTAGTATTAACAGCATCTACCAAGATTATTGATGTTACAGGTAATACTCCTGTAGAAAGAAAAGGGGTTGTTCCTGCAGGGTCTGTTGTAATCCCAGGAAGTTATACTAAGAAATTTGCTGCTGGAGAATTTAATGTACCTTGCGCTTTAATTATTGGAAAACGTAAGGAAAGTACAGACAAGAAAACTTCACTTAATGATGCTCTTCGTGAATATGATGTAGCCGTATAG
- the def gene encoding peptide deformylase: protein MILPIVAYGDPVLKKKGKEITKDYSKLSELLDNMFETMYNAHGVGLAAPQIGLPIRLFIVDAEPFSEDEELSKEEADRLKNFKKVFINATILEETGEEWAFAEGCLSIPEIREDVFRNETIKIHYFDENFVEHTETYGGLAARVIQHEYDHIEGVLFTDKLSSLKKRLIKGKLANISKGKINSEYRMRFPLLKKGR from the coding sequence ATGATACTTCCCATTGTAGCATACGGAGATCCGGTATTGAAGAAAAAAGGAAAAGAGATAACCAAAGATTATTCCAAATTGTCAGAATTGCTGGATAATATGTTTGAGACCATGTATAATGCACATGGGGTAGGATTAGCAGCTCCACAGATTGGACTTCCTATTCGATTATTTATTGTTGATGCAGAACCCTTTTCTGAAGATGAAGAATTATCTAAAGAAGAAGCAGATCGGTTAAAGAACTTTAAAAAAGTATTTATTAATGCTACTATTTTAGAAGAAACAGGTGAAGAGTGGGCTTTTGCCGAAGGGTGTTTAAGTATTCCTGAAATACGAGAGGATGTATTTCGTAATGAAACTATAAAAATTCACTATTTTGATGAGAATTTTGTAGAGCATACCGAGACTTATGGTGGGCTGGCGGCAAGAGTGATTCAGCATGAATATGATCATATCGAAGGTGTTTTGTTCACAGACAAACTATCGAGCCTTAAAAAACGTTTAATAAAAGGAAAACTAGCAAATATTTCTAAAGGGAAAATTAATTCAGAATACAGAATGCGATTTCCTTTACTAAAAAAAGGTAGATAA
- a CDS encoding CTP synthase, which yields MANTKYVFVTGGVSSSLGKGIIAASLAKLLQARGYRVTIQKLDPYINVDPGTLNPYEHGECYVTDDGAETDLDLGHYERFLNTPTSQANNVTTGRIYQSVIQKERRGEFLGKTVQVVPHITNEIKERIQILGKSGNYDIVITEIGGTVGDIESLPYIEAVRQLKWELGDANALVIHLTLIPYLSAAGELKTKPTQHSVKTLMESGIKADILVCRTEHELSDDLRRKLALFCNVRQEAVIESIDASTIYDVPNLMLEEGLDKVVLKQLLLQDDDKPNLEKWNDFLQRHKNPKCQVTIGLIGKYVELQDSYKSILESFIHAGAENEVKVNVVSIHSEYITNDTIKNEIAHLDGILVAPGFGERGTEGKIKAVQFARENKLPFFGICLGMQMAVIEYSRNVMGIKEASSKEVDENTPHPVIDIMEEQKDIIDMGGTMRLGSWDCELKENSKVFEAYGKSMIAERHRHRYEYNNNYKEQLEKAGLRTTGVNPKTGLVEIVEIPDHPWFVGVQYHPEYKSTVANPHPLFIAFIRAAVEYSKKNKNAKVSQG from the coding sequence ATGGCTAATACCAAATATGTTTTTGTAACCGGAGGCGTGTCTTCTTCTTTAGGAAAAGGGATTATAGCAGCTTCTCTGGCGAAATTATTACAAGCAAGAGGATACAGGGTTACAATTCAGAAACTGGATCCATATATAAATGTTGATCCGGGAACCTTGAATCCATATGAACATGGTGAATGCTATGTAACCGATGATGGAGCAGAGACTGATCTTGATCTGGGACATTATGAGCGTTTTCTGAATACACCAACCTCTCAAGCCAATAATGTAACTACAGGAAGAATATATCAAAGTGTTATTCAAAAAGAAAGAAGAGGAGAATTTTTAGGAAAAACAGTTCAGGTTGTTCCACATATCACAAACGAAATAAAGGAAAGAATACAGATTCTGGGAAAAAGCGGTAATTACGATATTGTAATTACCGAAATAGGAGGAACAGTTGGAGATATAGAATCTTTACCGTATATAGAAGCTGTACGGCAGTTAAAATGGGAACTAGGAGATGCTAATGCTTTGGTTATTCATTTAACCTTAATCCCTTACCTATCGGCAGCAGGAGAGTTGAAAACAAAACCTACCCAGCATAGTGTAAAAACATTGATGGAAAGCGGGATAAAAGCAGATATTCTAGTATGTAGAACAGAGCATGAACTTTCTGATGATTTAAGAAGAAAATTAGCACTTTTCTGTAATGTTAGACAAGAAGCAGTAATAGAATCTATCGATGCATCTACAATTTATGATGTACCTAATTTGATGTTAGAAGAAGGCTTGGATAAAGTTGTTCTTAAACAATTACTTCTTCAAGATGACGATAAACCTAATTTGGAGAAATGGAATGATTTTTTACAAAGACATAAAAATCCAAAATGCCAGGTCACTATTGGACTTATAGGTAAATATGTAGAATTACAAGATTCTTATAAATCGATTTTAGAATCTTTTATTCATGCAGGCGCAGAGAATGAAGTGAAAGTAAATGTGGTAAGTATACATTCAGAATATATTACTAACGATACAATAAAAAATGAAATAGCTCACTTAGACGGGATTTTGGTTGCACCGGGATTTGGTGAACGTGGGACAGAAGGAAAAATAAAAGCAGTGCAATTTGCAAGAGAAAATAAACTCCCGTTTTTTGGAATTTGTTTAGGAATGCAAATGGCAGTTATTGAGTATTCTCGTAATGTTATGGGAATTAAAGAAGCTTCTTCTAAAGAAGTAGATGAAAATACACCACACCCAGTAATTGATATTATGGAAGAGCAAAAAGATATTATAGATATGGGAGGGACTATGCGATTAGGTTCCTGGGATTGTGAATTGAAAGAAAACAGTAAAGTGTTTGAAGCATACGGAAAATCTATGATAGCCGAACGTCATCGCCATAGATATGAATATAATAACAATTATAAAGAACAATTAGAAAAAGCAGGACTTAGGACTACAGGGGTTAATCCAAAAACAGGATTGGTAGAAATTGTAGAAATTCCAGATCATCCTTGGTTTGTTGGGGTTCAATACCATCCAGAGTATAAGAGTACAGTTGCAAACCCACATCCTTTGTTTATTGCTTTTATAAGAGCAGCTGTAGAATATTCAAAAAAGAATAAGAATGCCAAAGTGTCACAAGGATAG